The genomic DNA GGATTTATTCAAGAAACACCTGACAGGAGCAGCTGTTCGGGTTAAAATTATGAGCTTTAAGCGACTAAGTGCTTCTCGGAAACACATTTTAGCTCAGCTGAACCACTGAAGAGcgatttttttctcaatttctcATCCAATAAAGAGCAGTTCAGAACAAGTCAGAACCCAGTCAATACCACAACTGGCTATAAAAGCCAGGAGTGAATGTCCTGGGAAAGTTTTAAATGCATGAAACTCTCCTCATGTAGGCTGTCCAGGAGCTGCAACATGGGATCCTGCATGGTTAGGTGATGCTCATCTGAAAATACACCCACAGGCTCTGCAATAATCCTCACGGCCTgcagcctgcacacacacacacacacacacacacacacacacagagttacaGCCACAAATAGAGCCAAGCACAGATTTAGCTCCTTCTGAGGTACCATTTAAGatcagcagctacagcagccGCCCTTTTCCTGCTCAAATGTTCAGCAGTGGGGAAGCCGTGGTCACATGTGATTCAAGAGAagacaaatcaaacaaattcaCTTGCAAAcaattcttttttattattgcaaAATGTATCATAGAAAGCCTTCACTTTTTAAGTCTgcacagaaaatatcaaaagtgCTCAAAAGTGTCCTCACAGAGTTGTTCAAAGCACCTCAGATCACATAGCGCTGAAAGggattttgaaaaagaaaaaaaggagaagaaggaggcaTGTGTGGCACAAGGGAGTAGCACTGATTATGAAATGTGCTTTTGCACACTTCTAATTAACATtgtgttgcaaaaaaaagaaaaaaaaaagacaagcccGCACATAACTGAGCATGTCAGGGTGCCaaagaacagaaacatggaaagcTGAATCACAGCAGCTGGAGGGACTAATCTGTTGGATTTAAGCAGCTCGTGCAGATTTGAGACTGATATCAGCCATTTAGTTAGTCTGCTGCTGAACAACAGAAACTAACAGAGACTCAGGGTTGAATACGATCACTTTAAATGGAGGTGACTTGTGCTCAGTATCAGATTTTGCGCTGCATGACTCAAGAAAAGCAAAGCAATCTTGattcattttccatttaaaagcCTCCCTTCTCCCTTTTCAACAGCGCAAATCATATTTATCGACAGAAAGGCGCTTCATTTTCCTTTTAAGCGCTTGTTTTAGCATGCCGTAATGGCAGAATCTGTCCAAGCAGCACGCATCCTTTAAATCTGTCCATCTgttcactctctctcacacacactcacacatacagacacagtgTAATTTACCATGATTCAATATAATTCTTCTTTCTTACAAAATTCTCCATATAGCCTACATTTGTTTAACATCATCTGAGACAGCTGAGGGTATAAATCAAATTACATCCATAGAAAAGAGAAGAGTATTTACAGGAATAAGTGCATCTCTAAGTAATGTTCTGACAAATGTTTGCAGTTTAGGCTTGAAATAGATGAAATTTACTGCATGTGATAAAGTCTTCAGAAATAATAACAGCTTATAAGAGGAAATATGCAAATAACGCAATTTTATCTGATctatacaaaatgaaaacaacatcaagggtttgtttttacattcaagcatccaaaaatacaaatatatatatcattTACATCTATACACAGGTGGCATCCAGCTCTGTTATGCTGTTACGTATTCCTTGAACGTAACCGTGAGGCAGTTTGTAGTAATGTCTGTGATGACTATATTCCCAAGGAAAGGCTGGAAAGAAGGAAAcgtctcctctttcctcttttcATGGTTAGAAACAGACACCGAGTCAActttcttctcctctgcaggtttttgtgcTTCAGTCTGGGGCTGATTTTCTGTTTGCACATCTGTCTGTGTTAAGTCCTGCGTTAGCGCTTcagcctgtgtttgtgtttcaggctgGGTCGCCGTAGGCCTCGACTTGACAATACTCAAGTCGATGGGTTCCTCTTGGTCTGTGTAGCCACAGTCCTGCAGTCTGTCGTGGCTCTGGTGTCCATTTTGGTCGACGCTGATGCTTTGGGCAGGCAAAGACGCTGCGTTTGGAGCGCTGATGCTCCTGCAGCTCAAAAACCTCTTAGTGCCCCCGTGTTCCTTGCCATCCATGTCAGAGAGGTGTCGTTTTAGACCTTGAAACCCACCTTGGCTTACTCTTTTGTCCGGCAGTGAGGAAACTCCCTGATCTGAAGTCAGGGGGAGCAGATTAGGCTTGGTTGTCAATTGTAAAGGCTGATCCGCTGGAAGCTGCCCCTGACCCCTGACCTCAACATGTTTATCCTGTTCCGTCACAGTTGGCTCCGTTTTGGGGGACTGTTCCTTCGCTTTGGGGCAATCTCCGTTAAATCCAGTCGGTTtgtctttggggttttttgcaaATCCATTCATGAGGCCGAGCTTTTTGACCAGCTTCATCTTCTCGAgctggttctccgggctgcagTCCGTTCCCTGTGGCGACTTTTCACCACTTTCAGAATCCCCATTTTTAATCTTAGCTGCTTGCATTCCGTTTTCCATGTACTTGCTCATGACAATGACAATCCGCccattcttgtttttgttcttcacGATCTTTAGTTTGCCGCTGCTGACGCCA from Amphiprion ocellaris isolate individual 3 ecotype Okinawa chromosome 4, ASM2253959v1, whole genome shotgun sequence includes the following:
- the LOC111577320 gene encoding E3 SUMO-protein ligase CBX4-like isoform X1, whose product is MELPAAGEHVFAVESIEKKRSRKGRVEYLVKWRGWSPRYNTWEPEENILDPRLLDAFQDRERQEQLMGYRKRGPKPKHLLVQVPSFARRSSILADLHGASLDDDDCQKSSPIQMLRPQAQQYQLNSSKHHQYQSLCREAEQQPNGKKFYYQLNGKKHHHYQPDLKVHEPLFVKPRDVKAPELANKGYNLPPVLQQKWVRDKDSGCLTKVKDITMELKKLPADLNGHKEPEKAKPKEDTLPQSNGVSSGKLKIVKNKNKNGRIVIVMSKYMENGMQAAKIKNGDSESGEKSPQGTDCSPENQLEKMKLVKKLGLMNGFAKNPKDKPTGFNGDCPKAKEQSPKTEPTVTEQDKHVEVRGQGQLPADQPLQLTTKPNLLPLTSDQGVSSLPDKRVSQGGFQGLKRHLSDMDGKEHGGTKRFLSCRSISAPNAASLPAQSISVDQNGHQSHDRLQDCGYTDQEEPIDLSIVKSRPTATQPETQTQAEALTQDLTQTDVQTENQPQTEAQKPAEEKKVDSVSVSNHEKRKEETFPSFQPFLGNIVITDITTNCLTVTFKEYVTA
- the LOC111577320 gene encoding E3 SUMO-protein ligase CBX4-like isoform X2, giving the protein MVSKIQHMGTRRKHLGSKAARCFPRQVPSFARRSSILADLHGASLDDDDCQKSSPIQMLRPQAQQYQLNSSKHHQYQSLCREAEQQPNGKKFYYQLNGKKHHHYQPDLKVHEPLFVKPRDVKAPELANKGYNLPPVLQQKWVRDKDSGCLTKVKDITMELKKLPADLNGHKEPEKAKPKEDTLPQSNGVSSGKLKIVKNKNKNGRIVIVMSKYMENGMQAAKIKNGDSESGEKSPQGTDCSPENQLEKMKLVKKLGLMNGFAKNPKDKPTGFNGDCPKAKEQSPKTEPTVTEQDKHVEVRGQGQLPADQPLQLTTKPNLLPLTSDQGVSSLPDKRVSQGGFQGLKRHLSDMDGKEHGGTKRFLSCRSISAPNAASLPAQSISVDQNGHQSHDRLQDCGYTDQEEPIDLSIVKSRPTATQPETQTQAEALTQDLTQTDVQTENQPQTEAQKPAEEKKVDSVSVSNHEKRKEETFPSFQPFLGNIVITDITTNCLTVTFKEYVTA